A segment of the Candidatus Methylacidiphilales bacterium genome:
TGCCCTTTTTTCCGAGGAGGGAAAAATCGTCCTCTGCAATCCGCGTTTCCTCGAACTTCTGGAATACACCCCCAAGACCCTCGAACCCGGCATCCGTTTCAAGCAACTCTTCGACGAACAGTTCAGCACCATCTACGACAAGGCGGTCAAGAATTGGGAGGACGCCGTGCACGACGACCAGAGCGGAAGCATCCAGTTGACCGCGCGCAACCGCAGCGGGGAAAGCATCCCCGCTGGAGCCTACGTCGAATTGATGCCCGACGGGCGCAATCTCAGCATCAGCCTCATCAGCCTGGCCGGGGGAACCATCGCCCTCACAGCCAGCTCGCCAGCAAACATCACCTCCCCCACCACCCCGGGAGGCAAGCCCATGGGCAAGGTCACGCAGGCCATCCGCATGAAACTGACCAACGAAAACGCCATGGGCCTGGCCCGCACCGTGGCGACCAACCTCATCGACCGCGACGAATCCCTCGACCGCCTGATGAAAAAGGTCGATGCCATCATCAAAGTCAGTGAACAGATCGAGGAATCCGACGCCGCCTCCGGCCCTCTTCCCACCACTCTGGCCAGCGCACTGCATGCCCCCGCCCCCACGCCCGAACGCCCCCCCTTGCGCGGCAATCTGGCCGACTTCTCGGTCATCGATCTCTGCCAGATCCTCGTCCAAGGCACCAAGACCGGCCATCTCCGCCTAGAGGCCCCTTCGACCGAGGTCGCAGGCGATATCTTTTTCTATTGTGGTTCCATCATCCACGCCATGACCGATGCCGGCTACCAGGGCCCCGACGCCATCCCCGATCTCTTGCGCGCCCAAAGCGGGAACTTCGAATTCCACTTCGATGTGCCCAGCCCGGTCAGAACGATTGAAGGGGACGCCATGGGCATCCTCATGGACGCCTGCCGCCTGGCCGACGAACGCCGGCACTGAGGCGCATTTTTTTCTCAACACTCATTTCTATTCTCCCACTATTCTTATGCCCCCCAAAAACAAACGCCCCGTCGTCGGCCTCATCATGGGCAGCACCTCCGACTGGGATACCATGCAACACGCCGCCTCCACCCTCGACGATTTCGGCATCCCCTACGAAAAGAAAGTCGTCAGCGCCCACCGCACCCCCGGCCTCCTGTTTGAATATGCCGAGTC
Coding sequences within it:
- a CDS encoding DUF4388 domain-containing protein, giving the protein MASVSSTRAQDLVYTSNYVEGEMTIGDVKSWFQAQISVVSLGVITKSGGFGLITRSHLGQQLIGQSQKPAFLQQAISEIMITSPLVVNASHELDTVVMRLFTEKSRDEEFFHDILVREGNRFIGLISVRDLLVSHFENLAHKLTAMEAQLQALAQKNKELFANSFRVGHQEGLYKQALESVPVPVALFSEEGKIVLCNPRFLELLEYTPKTLEPGIRFKQLFDEQFSTIYDKAVKNWEDAVHDDQSGSIQLTARNRSGESIPAGAYVELMPDGRNLSISLISLAGGTIALTASSPANITSPTTPGGKPMGKVTQAIRMKLTNENAMGLARTVATNLIDRDESLDRLMKKVDAIIKVSEQIEESDAASGPLPTTLASALHAPAPTPERPPLRGNLADFSVIDLCQILVQGTKTGHLRLEAPSTEVAGDIFFYCGSIIHAMTDAGYQGPDAIPDLLRAQSGNFEFHFDVPSPVRTIEGDAMGILMDACRLADERRH